A window from Actimicrobium sp. CCC2.4 encodes these proteins:
- a CDS encoding N-6 DNA methylase encodes MTSYISLAEAASLLGVTKETLRNWDKSGKLKPVRNSTNNYRMYLLKDVQGLNPMVLEQQTMFESAISEDHGFTGEVISTDETEKRIRRLLVKLHRILRDTDANSSIIERFDEVTKLLFLKLLVDRSRYDSTLFDRKSNEQKNDYAEKIRLAFRSSTDLNGTLFPMKFRELRLSDAALDSLGSALNEISLATGARDVKGYAYEEMIRNTFDKGDHQQFFTPQSIVEFMVGLVEENLSGVIADPACGTGGFLVEVAKRKIENVNLIGLEIDERLAWVSGINLYVHNTPKFQTMCLGNGGTLGAAGRQFSEKFDVILTNPPFGSDFTERDELDTYILGRGKVSRRRGILFLERSLALLREGGWLVVVIDEGVLSLPSAADVRDVILGQAELCAVISLPEAAFMPYANVNTSILLLRKRTVPSTNYLTFYARAENVGRKANGDPDLTYDETGLPSLNNDLPSILAVWRQFERTGVLERQTVNLFVGKTSGNNLSLDRAENRLDFRFHHPARVAAEAAVARCEFPLVQLGDLCGVRNESCVPSIDLTDQIIPYTGLAHMESYVGLANQVRTPANSLSSAVKRYCRGDILFAKMRPGLRKVAYADWLTPGYTSAECIVLTVREKNHVAVIDPLLLSILLRSDFVFGQIIHLIAGIGRPRITLKDLLRVKVPVPPNNRQVEILNAFSAAKGLYERTRNEARQLEATATHLELQAINNVANAFVTKG; translated from the coding sequence ATGACATCGTACATTTCTCTCGCGGAAGCAGCAAGCCTCCTTGGTGTTACAAAAGAGACACTGAGAAATTGGGATAAGTCGGGAAAACTTAAGCCCGTACGGAACTCCACAAATAACTATCGGATGTATTTATTAAAAGACGTTCAAGGTTTGAATCCAATGGTTCTTGAGCAGCAAACAATGTTTGAAAGTGCCATTTCGGAAGATCACGGTTTTACTGGAGAGGTGATTTCAACGGATGAAACGGAAAAGAGGATCCGAAGACTCTTGGTTAAATTGCACAGAATTTTACGTGACACCGATGCAAACAGTAGCATTATTGAGCGTTTCGATGAAGTAACAAAATTATTATTTCTTAAACTCCTCGTCGATCGATCTCGCTATGACTCGACGCTGTTTGATCGTAAATCAAACGAGCAAAAAAATGATTATGCAGAGAAAATTCGTTTAGCTTTTCGTTCATCGACGGACCTAAACGGCACACTTTTCCCTATGAAATTTCGTGAACTTCGATTGAGTGATGCTGCGTTAGATTCGCTTGGTTCCGCTCTTAATGAGATATCGCTAGCTACGGGTGCCCGCGATGTTAAAGGTTATGCATATGAGGAAATGATACGAAATACCTTTGATAAAGGCGATCATCAGCAATTTTTTACACCGCAAAGTATTGTGGAGTTTATGGTGGGATTGGTAGAGGAAAATCTTTCAGGTGTTATTGCTGACCCTGCGTGCGGTACAGGTGGTTTTCTTGTAGAGGTCGCGAAGCGAAAAATAGAAAACGTTAATTTAATTGGATTAGAGATTGACGAACGCCTCGCTTGGGTTTCTGGAATAAATCTTTATGTTCACAACACACCAAAATTTCAAACTATGTGCTTGGGGAATGGAGGAACACTTGGTGCGGCCGGACGACAGTTCTCTGAAAAATTTGACGTTATTTTGACAAATCCGCCATTTGGTAGTGATTTCACTGAAAGAGATGAACTAGATACCTATATTCTCGGGCGAGGAAAGGTGAGTCGACGCAGGGGAATTTTGTTCCTTGAACGTAGCCTTGCCCTGTTAAGGGAGGGCGGTTGGCTCGTCGTGGTTATTGATGAAGGAGTTTTGTCCTTGCCATCAGCGGCTGATGTTCGCGACGTTATTCTGGGACAAGCGGAGCTCTGCGCCGTGATAAGCTTACCAGAAGCCGCATTTATGCCATATGCAAACGTAAATACGTCGATACTTCTTTTACGAAAGCGAACCGTTCCAAGCACAAACTACTTAACTTTTTATGCTAGGGCAGAAAATGTTGGACGTAAAGCAAATGGCGACCCAGACCTAACATACGACGAAACAGGTCTGCCTTCTCTGAACAACGATCTCCCGAGCATTCTGGCGGTTTGGCGACAATTCGAACGAACAGGAGTTCTCGAACGTCAGACAGTGAATTTATTTGTAGGCAAGACATCTGGTAACAATCTGTCGTTGGACCGAGCTGAAAATCGATTAGATTTTCGTTTCCACCATCCTGCTCGTGTGGCAGCTGAAGCCGCAGTGGCTAGATGCGAGTTTCCTTTGGTACAGTTAGGCGACCTTTGCGGGGTTCGCAATGAAAGCTGCGTCCCCTCAATCGACCTTACCGACCAGATTATCCCCTATACAGGGCTTGCGCACATGGAATCTTATGTTGGTTTAGCGAATCAGGTTAGAACTCCTGCTAATTCACTGTCGAGTGCTGTAAAGAGATATTGTCGAGGAGATATTTTATTTGCAAAAATGCGCCCTGGACTTCGTAAGGTTGCATACGCTGATTGGCTCACTCCAGGATATACGTCCGCCGAATGCATTGTATTAACTGTTCGTGAGAAGAACCATGTAGCAGTTATTGATCCCTTGTTATTATCAATATTATTGCGCTCTGATTTTGTTTTCGGTCAGATTATCCACCTTATCGCTGGAATCGGCCGCCCTCGAATCACACTTAAGGATCTTTTGCGTGTAAAGGTTCCTGTTCCACCAAATAATCGGCAAGTAGAAATTCTCAATGCATTTTCCGCTGCGAAAGGCCTCTACGAGCGAACTCGCAATGAAGCTCGACAATTGGAAGCAACTGCCACTCATCTTGAGCTCCAAGCCATCAATAATGTCGCGAATGCATTTGTTACGAAGGGTTAA
- a CDS encoding recombinase family protein produces MSRTFIYARVSTIDQNTDNQILEIEAAGFSVNQRRIVAESISGSVAASERPEFSKLLDRLEPGDVLIVTKLDRLGRNAMDVRSTVERLAADGVRVHCLALGGVDLTSAGGKMTMAVLTAVAEFERDLLIERTHAGIARARAEGKVMGRPSALTKVQQTEAIRRLAEGVSVSQLARDYNTTRQSIMRVRDKALQNHG; encoded by the coding sequence ATGTCTCGCACATTTATTTATGCTCGCGTCAGCACCATCGACCAGAACACCGACAATCAGATCCTTGAAATTGAAGCTGCTGGCTTCTCCGTCAACCAACGACGTATTGTTGCCGAAAGTATTAGCGGCAGCGTAGCGGCGAGTGAACGTCCGGAGTTCTCTAAATTGCTTGACCGACTGGAGCCTGGTGATGTGCTCATCGTGACAAAACTCGATAGGCTAGGGCGCAATGCGATGGATGTACGCTCAACTGTCGAGCGACTCGCCGCCGATGGGGTTCGTGTTCATTGCCTTGCACTTGGCGGCGTTGATCTCACAAGCGCGGGCGGAAAAATGACCATGGCCGTGTTGACGGCAGTGGCGGAGTTCGAACGCGATTTGCTGATTGAGCGAACGCATGCGGGAATTGCGCGCGCACGCGCCGAAGGTAAGGTGATGGGGCGGCCGTCAGCATTGACCAAGGTGCAACAGACGGAGGCTATTCGTCGCCTTGCGGAAGGTGTGTCGGTCTCGCAATTGGCGCGGGACTACAACACGACTCGCCAGTCCATTATGCGAGTTCGAGATAAGGCTCTGCAAAATCACGGATGA
- a CDS encoding IclR family transcriptional regulator: MKDDANETGQVTETERRNYAAPALEKGLDILEIMSKSEKPLSQKEIAQSLGRSVGEIYRMLNCLVDRNYIFQVDDSSYSITTKLFELAHTNPQTHRLLFEALPVMQRLAKDLEQSCHLTVYSQGKQVVLAKVDTPTGMGFSVRTGSELDVLISASGRILLAFQDDETRRMRIEESMQRRPDQSDPQIGAILDTIRNTGYESIASRQVRGLYVISFPILDRQNRALAAMTVPFAERIDQDRRKSVPEVTEALAAAASILSQRVGGAGGSAAGNATP, encoded by the coding sequence GTGAAGGACGATGCAAACGAGACGGGTCAAGTAACGGAAACCGAGCGGCGTAACTACGCCGCCCCTGCTCTTGAAAAGGGGCTCGATATACTTGAAATCATGAGCAAAAGCGAGAAGCCGCTCTCGCAAAAAGAAATTGCTCAAAGTCTTGGGCGTAGCGTGGGTGAAATCTATCGCATGCTGAACTGCCTCGTGGACCGGAACTACATTTTTCAGGTGGATGACAGCTCGTACTCGATCACGACCAAACTTTTCGAACTGGCGCACACCAATCCCCAAACCCATAGGTTGCTGTTCGAGGCATTGCCCGTAATGCAACGTCTCGCCAAGGATCTCGAGCAGTCGTGCCACCTCACCGTGTATTCGCAAGGCAAGCAAGTCGTGCTGGCAAAGGTCGATACGCCCACTGGCATGGGCTTTAGTGTGCGTACGGGATCGGAACTTGATGTATTGATTTCAGCATCTGGCCGTATTCTCCTGGCCTTTCAAGACGACGAAACGCGCCGGATGCGCATTGAAGAGTCGATGCAACGCCGTCCCGACCAATCTGATCCTCAAATTGGCGCCATCCTCGACACGATCCGTAACACCGGTTACGAGTCGATTGCCAGCAGGCAGGTTCGAGGGCTCTATGTAATCAGCTTTCCGATTCTTGACAGGCAAAATCGTGCACTCGCGGCGATGACGGTCCCTTTTGCGGAACGTATCGATCAGGACCGGCGAAAGTCGGTCCCAGAAGTGACGGAGGCACTTGCTGCGGCGGCGAGTATTTTGTCCCAAAGAGTGGGTGGCGCTGGAGGAAGCGCTGCAGGGAACGCTACTCCCTAA
- a CDS encoding CoA transferase, with protein MSFEPLKGIRILDLTSVVVGPVCTWRLGQYGAEIIKVESPEGDLMRGLGGPSPTGQHSGTYLHLNRGKRNICLDFKKPGARNVMERLIASADVIVANMRPQALERLGLDANTIRDKYPEKIYCLITGYGTDGPYAGQPTYDSVVQGATGMAGLSLRRDGVPNYVPMLICDHVAGEVAAGSILAAIVESKTRGTGCSIEVPMFETMAAFVLQEHLAQQSFDPPVGPPGDLRLLNPHNRPVKTADGWIAFTINTNSQVRAFLTVIGRSDLLDDPRFNSVAARAKNVVEWFELRGAPLTHKTTQELLELLRSADIAVQPCNTLETLPDDKHLQAVGLIQSELHPTEGKVYAIRSTVRFDESYPSTRSPSQPRGWETQAVLREAGYDEAEIAQMLSDGAAFVTSTPAT; from the coding sequence ATGAGCTTTGAACCATTGAAGGGAATCCGTATTCTCGACCTGACGAGCGTTGTGGTCGGACCGGTTTGCACCTGGCGGCTGGGACAATATGGCGCAGAGATTATCAAGGTCGAGAGCCCAGAGGGCGATTTGATGCGCGGACTCGGCGGCCCCTCGCCGACCGGCCAACATTCGGGCACCTATCTTCACCTCAACAGAGGCAAGCGGAACATTTGCCTGGACTTCAAGAAACCGGGTGCCCGCAACGTGATGGAGCGATTGATTGCATCCGCCGATGTGATCGTCGCCAACATGCGTCCCCAGGCACTGGAACGGCTGGGCCTGGATGCCAACACCATCCGCGATAAGTATCCGGAAAAAATTTATTGCCTGATCACCGGATATGGCACGGATGGTCCCTATGCCGGCCAGCCGACCTACGACAGCGTCGTCCAGGGTGCCACTGGCATGGCAGGACTGTCGTTACGTCGCGACGGCGTGCCCAACTACGTTCCGATGCTCATCTGCGACCATGTGGCCGGGGAAGTTGCCGCCGGGTCTATCCTCGCGGCTATCGTGGAAAGTAAAACGCGTGGCACGGGGTGCAGCATCGAAGTGCCGATGTTCGAAACGATGGCGGCATTTGTGCTCCAGGAGCACCTGGCGCAGCAAAGCTTCGATCCTCCTGTCGGGCCACCCGGCGATCTTCGATTGCTGAATCCGCACAATCGTCCCGTCAAAACTGCTGACGGCTGGATTGCTTTCACGATCAATACCAATTCGCAAGTACGTGCCTTCCTGACAGTCATCGGCAGATCGGACTTGCTGGATGACCCGCGCTTCAATTCAGTTGCAGCAAGAGCGAAGAATGTCGTGGAATGGTTTGAATTGCGTGGGGCGCCGCTCACGCACAAGACAACGCAGGAATTGCTCGAATTGCTACGTTCCGCTGACATCGCTGTGCAACCTTGCAATACCCTTGAGACACTTCCCGACGACAAACATCTGCAAGCGGTGGGCCTCATTCAATCCGAACTGCACCCGACGGAAGGGAAGGTCTATGCCATCCGGTCGACCGTCCGATTTGATGAATCCTATCCCTCAACACGCAGCCCCTCGCAGCCGCGTGGATGGGAAACGCAAGCGGTACTGCGGGAGGCTGGCTACGATGAGGCCGAAATTGCGCAGATGCTCAGCGATGGCGCGGCATTTGTAACTTCGACGCCTGCGACCTGA
- a CDS encoding VOC family protein: MNFKFHHMNLCTDNLPRLTNFYKTLFELGTIKDESHTVISRDRDDRAYTGKVDFLTDGDIEFHWAERDLETGFKMKQFVNPMGHGHFCFRTDDIKGFMRKCDQLGLRYSDYGCWAIPGWHQVFLQDPDGHVIEVHQPNVF; this comes from the coding sequence ATGAATTTCAAGTTTCACCACATGAACCTCTGCACGGACAATCTGCCGAGACTGACTAATTTCTACAAAACATTATTTGAGCTGGGAACCATCAAGGACGAGAGCCATACCGTGATCAGCCGTGACCGCGACGATCGCGCCTATACCGGCAAGGTCGACTTCCTCACCGATGGCGATATTGAGTTTCACTGGGCCGAGCGGGATCTGGAGACTGGCTTCAAGATGAAGCAATTCGTCAATCCGATGGGGCATGGACACTTCTGTTTCCGGACGGACGACATCAAGGGTTTCATGCGCAAGTGTGACCAGCTTGGGCTTCGCTATTCAGACTACGGTTGCTGGGCAATTCCGGGTTGGCATCAAGTTTTTCTGCAAGACCCTGATGGCCACGTTATCGAAGTGCACCAGCCGAACGTGTTCTGA
- a CDS encoding TRAP transporter substrate-binding protein, with the protein MPFRTKEDRSAQSASQHSRRDALKLIAGVTAATLIPSAALAQGAGKFNLKIAITLPESHPTSAALKAACVEITKESNGRLIMEVYPNGQLGSDTDTLSQVRSGAIDFICTAGSIYGNLAQAASINSIAFAFPDYPSVWKAMEGDLGAHIRTALDKVNLTQVGKFFDHGFRQITHSSKPIVTPRDLADMKIRVPATPLWTSMFKALNASPTSVPIGELYTALQTKVVDGQENALPTIDAAKLYEVQKYCSNTSHLWEYFALVGNKRIWNALPEDLRALVTKVFDANAIKQRAAHESLNVSLEAKLKGLGMQFNRVDTKPFREVLLKAGYYEQWQKKFGPETWAQLEKYTGKLG; encoded by the coding sequence ATGCCATTCCGTACAAAAGAAGATCGAAGCGCACAAAGCGCCAGTCAACATAGCCGTCGTGATGCACTGAAGCTCATTGCGGGAGTAACAGCCGCAACGCTGATTCCAAGCGCTGCGCTGGCCCAGGGAGCCGGCAAGTTCAATCTGAAAATTGCCATCACCTTGCCCGAGAGTCATCCGACGTCCGCCGCCCTGAAGGCGGCGTGTGTAGAAATTACGAAAGAATCCAATGGTCGCCTGATCATGGAGGTGTATCCGAATGGCCAGTTAGGCAGTGATACGGATACGTTATCCCAAGTGAGATCCGGAGCAATTGACTTCATTTGTACCGCCGGGTCGATTTATGGCAACTTGGCGCAAGCCGCGTCCATCAATTCGATTGCGTTTGCATTTCCTGACTATCCTTCCGTGTGGAAAGCGATGGAAGGCGATCTGGGTGCCCACATCCGCACCGCGCTCGACAAGGTCAATCTCACGCAGGTAGGGAAATTCTTTGACCACGGCTTCCGTCAGATCACCCACTCATCAAAGCCGATCGTTACCCCGCGCGATCTGGCAGACATGAAGATACGCGTGCCGGCGACCCCGTTATGGACGTCCATGTTCAAGGCCTTGAATGCCTCGCCGACATCGGTGCCCATCGGTGAGCTTTACACGGCGCTCCAGACAAAGGTCGTCGATGGTCAGGAAAACGCATTGCCGACTATCGACGCAGCCAAGCTCTATGAAGTCCAGAAGTACTGCTCGAACACGTCACATCTGTGGGAGTACTTTGCACTCGTCGGTAACAAGCGCATCTGGAACGCCTTGCCCGAGGACCTCCGTGCACTGGTGACGAAAGTCTTTGATGCCAATGCCATAAAGCAACGTGCTGCACACGAGTCACTGAATGTCTCGCTGGAAGCCAAGCTCAAGGGATTGGGCATGCAGTTCAACCGGGTGGATACGAAGCCATTCCGTGAGGTGCTGCTGAAGGCGGGTTACTACGAGCAGTGGCAGAAGAAATTCGGGCCAGAGACGTGGGCGCAGCTCGAAAAGTACACGGGCAAACTGGGCTGA
- a CDS encoding TRAP transporter large permease subunit encodes MPTHPDDSRASETSVQKNNAWLRAVGKADRLLAIVTEVPAALLVLAEILVLLGGVVSRYVLHHPLTWSDELASMLFLWLAMLGSVIALRRSSHMRMTALVDMTSPDTRAFLDLLALVAAVAFLAFIGHPAYEFAAEEAAVTSPSLEISNAWRASALPVGIALMCFSAVLKLAEVTDWRRLLAGLALATAVVGGLYMLSPLFQDLGNFNLLIFFVGIVALLVLSGVPIAFAFGLATLGYIALTTSKPTTVIIGRMDEGMSHIVLLSVPLFVFLGIVLELTGMAKAMVKFLASLLGHVRGGMSFVLVGGMYLVSGISGSKAADMAAIAPVLFPEMRKRGVKDGEMVALLAATGAQTETIPPSIVLITIGSVTGISISALFAGGLVPALVLAIMLCAVIWWRHRKDNLAGIERASWPAIRRTLLIASPALALPFIIRATVVEGVATATEVSTIGIAYALIAGAVIYRQLDYRKLWPALVDTAALSGAILLIIGTATGMAWALTQSGFSRQLAEAMSQLPGGATGFLAVSILAFIILGSVLEGIPAIVVFGPLLFPIAKQFGINDVHYSMVVVLSMGIGLFAPPFGVGYYAACAISRVSPSAGMRPIVGYIIALIIGTILVAAVPELSTGFFK; translated from the coding sequence ATGCCAACGCATCCTGATGACTCGCGCGCAAGCGAAACGAGCGTGCAAAAGAATAACGCCTGGCTGCGCGCAGTCGGAAAGGCCGATCGACTACTCGCCATCGTCACCGAGGTACCTGCCGCGCTGCTGGTGCTCGCCGAAATCCTCGTGCTGCTCGGTGGCGTCGTGAGTCGGTACGTATTGCACCATCCGTTGACATGGTCGGATGAACTCGCCTCGATGCTCTTCCTGTGGCTTGCGATGCTCGGCTCCGTGATCGCGTTGCGCCGATCGTCCCACATGCGCATGACGGCGCTCGTCGACATGACCTCCCCGGACACGCGCGCTTTCCTCGACCTGCTGGCATTGGTTGCCGCCGTCGCGTTTCTTGCGTTTATCGGCCATCCGGCCTATGAATTTGCTGCCGAAGAGGCTGCCGTGACCTCGCCGTCGCTCGAAATTTCCAATGCATGGCGTGCTTCTGCGCTCCCAGTCGGAATTGCCTTGATGTGTTTTTCTGCCGTTCTCAAGCTTGCCGAGGTGACGGACTGGCGCCGTCTTTTGGCCGGACTGGCCCTGGCTACAGCGGTCGTGGGTGGCCTTTACATGCTGAGTCCGCTGTTCCAGGACCTCGGTAATTTCAATCTTCTGATTTTCTTCGTCGGTATCGTCGCACTTCTGGTGTTGTCCGGCGTGCCGATTGCGTTTGCATTCGGCCTGGCAACACTCGGCTACATTGCGCTGACCACCTCCAAGCCAACGACCGTCATTATTGGCCGGATGGACGAGGGGATGTCGCACATCGTGCTTCTCTCGGTTCCGCTCTTTGTGTTCCTCGGAATCGTTCTGGAACTGACCGGCATGGCCAAAGCCATGGTGAAATTTCTGGCGTCGCTCCTTGGTCACGTCCGTGGCGGCATGTCGTTCGTCCTGGTCGGCGGCATGTATCTCGTTTCCGGCATTTCGGGTTCGAAGGCCGCCGACATGGCCGCGATTGCGCCGGTGCTCTTTCCCGAAATGCGCAAGCGTGGCGTCAAGGACGGCGAGATGGTGGCGTTGCTGGCCGCCACCGGCGCGCAGACGGAAACCATACCGCCAAGTATCGTGCTCATCACCATCGGCTCGGTCACCGGCATTTCAATTTCCGCGTTGTTCGCCGGTGGCCTCGTGCCGGCACTGGTGTTGGCGATCATGCTGTGCGCCGTCATCTGGTGGCGCCATCGCAAGGACAACCTCGCCGGCATCGAACGGGCCAGTTGGCCGGCAATCCGGCGTACGCTGCTCATTGCCAGTCCGGCACTGGCACTGCCATTCATCATCCGCGCTACCGTTGTGGAGGGCGTTGCGACGGCAACCGAGGTTTCGACGATCGGTATCGCCTATGCACTCATCGCCGGCGCAGTGATCTACCGGCAGCTGGACTACCGCAAGCTATGGCCGGCACTGGTCGACACCGCCGCGCTGTCCGGCGCCATTCTGCTGATCATCGGTACCGCAACCGGCATGGCCTGGGCACTGACGCAATCCGGCTTCTCCCGCCAGTTAGCCGAGGCGATGTCGCAACTGCCCGGCGGGGCCACCGGCTTCCTCGCGGTCTCCATTCTTGCATTCATCATCCTTGGCAGCGTCCTCGAAGGCATTCCCGCCATCGTTGTGTTCGGTCCGTTACTGTTTCCTATCGCTAAGCAATTCGGCATCAACGACGTGCACTACTCGATGGTCGTGGTGCTTTCGATGGGCATCGGCCTCTTCGCGCCACCCTTTGGCGTGGGTTACTACGCTGCCTGTGCCATTAGCCGCGTCAGTCCCAGTGCCGGCATGAGACCGATCGTCGGGTACATCATCGCGCTGATTATCGGAACGATTCTGGTGGCCGCCGTACCGGAGCTGTCCACGGGATTCTTTAAATAG
- a CDS encoding NAD-dependent epimerase/dehydratase family protein: MSTYFLTGATGYIGGSIADGLVRRGHTVRGLVRSQGKAARLLDRGITPVVGDLDALALLTHEARNADGVINTASADNFPAVTALIAGLAGSGKPFIHTSGSSVIGDDARGAYCSSAIFDENTALIVNPLKQPRRDIDLMVLDAARRAVRSVVICPSNIYGQGRGLNQHSVQIPFLVDNARKNGVVQIVGAGLNTWSNVHIDDLVDLYLRALADAPAGAFYFAENGEASFRHIGEALATRLGLPEVEALDPALAAEQWGAPKAYFTFGSNSRIRALRARQELGWTPRHGSVTDWILNELPI, translated from the coding sequence ATGTCTACTTATTTCCTGACGGGCGCGACGGGGTACATCGGCGGATCCATTGCCGATGGACTGGTCAGGCGCGGACACACGGTAAGAGGACTGGTTCGCAGTCAGGGCAAGGCGGCCCGGTTACTGGATCGCGGTATCACGCCCGTCGTGGGTGACCTCGATGCGCTGGCACTGTTGACCCACGAAGCGCGCAACGCCGACGGTGTCATCAACACCGCAAGTGCGGACAACTTCCCGGCAGTCACTGCCTTGATCGCCGGGCTGGCCGGCTCGGGAAAACCGTTCATTCATACTAGTGGCTCGAGCGTCATTGGCGACGATGCACGTGGCGCCTACTGCTCGAGTGCGATCTTCGACGAAAACACGGCGTTGATTGTCAACCCGTTGAAGCAACCGCGACGCGACATCGATTTGATGGTGCTTGATGCTGCTCGGCGGGCTGTCCGATCTGTCGTGATTTGTCCAAGCAACATCTATGGGCAGGGACGCGGCCTGAACCAGCACAGCGTGCAGATTCCATTTCTGGTCGACAACGCGCGCAAGAATGGCGTCGTGCAGATAGTCGGGGCGGGCCTCAATACCTGGTCGAACGTCCATATTGATGATCTGGTCGACCTGTATCTGCGCGCGCTGGCCGATGCACCCGCGGGCGCGTTCTACTTCGCCGAAAACGGTGAAGCATCGTTTCGCCATATTGGCGAAGCATTAGCCACGCGGCTCGGACTTCCCGAGGTCGAGGCGCTCGATCCTGCACTTGCCGCCGAACAATGGGGCGCACCGAAGGCCTATTTCACGTTTGGCAGCAACAGTCGCATCAGGGCGCTCCGGGCCCGCCAGGAGCTAGGCTGGACACCCCGCCACGGCTCGGTCACCGACTGGATTTTGAACGAATTGCCGATTTGA
- a CDS encoding SDR family NAD(P)-dependent oxidoreductase, with the protein MLLKNKVCVIAGAASLRSIGYATAELFAEHGARVVVVDLLMDDQTLASIKSTIEANTQTPVSVHGFRCDISKAEDCEQLMKNVMDLHGTIDCLVNSAGIVRTQSMLDMTGKDIDVMIDVNLKGAFHLCQSALRVFVAQRSGTIVNVSSAAAQRGGGLVGGAHYAASKGGVLSLTKSIAREFGHMGIRANAICPAMIETAMLDGLPAERLGSIIDAIPLKRTGTTREAAGVCLFLASDLSGFVTGATIDVNGGSHIH; encoded by the coding sequence ATGCTACTGAAAAATAAGGTTTGCGTGATTGCTGGCGCGGCGTCGCTTCGCAGCATCGGCTACGCCACGGCCGAACTGTTTGCCGAGCACGGCGCCAGGGTCGTGGTCGTCGACCTGCTGATGGACGATCAGACACTCGCCAGCATCAAGTCGACGATCGAGGCGAATACGCAGACGCCAGTCTCCGTGCACGGATTTCGATGCGACATCAGCAAAGCCGAAGATTGCGAGCAACTGATGAAGAACGTGATGGACTTGCATGGCACGATCGATTGCCTGGTGAATTCCGCCGGCATTGTGCGAACGCAGTCCATGCTCGACATGACCGGAAAGGATATTGACGTCATGATCGACGTCAACCTCAAGGGTGCGTTCCATCTTTGTCAAAGTGCCTTGCGGGTCTTTGTCGCCCAGCGGTCCGGGACGATCGTCAACGTTTCGTCGGCCGCGGCGCAACGTGGCGGTGGCCTGGTTGGTGGCGCGCATTACGCCGCTTCCAAGGGCGGGGTCCTGAGTCTGACCAAGAGCATTGCACGGGAGTTCGGGCATATGGGAATCAGGGCCAACGCCATTTGCCCCGCCATGATCGAAACGGCCATGCTCGACGGATTACCGGCAGAGCGACTGGGCAGCATCATTGACGCCATTCCGTTGAAGCGTACCGGCACAACCAGGGAAGCGGCCGGAGTCTGCCTTTTTCTGGCCTCAGATCTATCCGGTTTCGTGACTGGCGCCACCATCGACGTCAACGGCGGCAGTCATATTCATTGA
- a CDS encoding antibiotic biosynthesis monooxygenase family protein, with protein MILEVADITIQEDRKAQFEDAVAHALATVFPRATGFRGHTFHRCIESPRRYVLQLTWDTLEDHTLGFRGSPLYDEWRSLVGDCFAQPPHVEHFELI; from the coding sequence ATGATTCTTGAAGTCGCCGACATCACCATACAAGAAGACCGGAAAGCCCAGTTCGAAGACGCCGTTGCGCATGCACTGGCAACCGTATTTCCGAGGGCAACGGGCTTTCGCGGTCACACATTTCACCGTTGTATCGAAAGTCCCCGACGTTATGTCTTGCAGCTGACCTGGGACACGCTCGAAGACCACACCCTGGGCTTTCGTGGATCCCCGCTGTACGACGAATGGCGTTCGCTGGTGGGCGATTGTTTTGCACAGCCACCGCACGTCGAGCACTTCGAACTGATCTGA